From one Marinobacter sp. LV10MA510-1 genomic stretch:
- a CDS encoding YceI family protein translates to MKHTEKKPTSGVTVPSWRRIATAVVMPACLISAPLAHAEPTNFKVDNEHFSMVFEIMHIGYAPVMGMFREIEGDFVYDEETRELSSGKLIFKSNSVFTNHKKRDEHVTNKDFLHSSRHPDIVFTVTDFSATGDNTGQVTGDLAMLGQTNPVVLDVTLNKSAVYPFGHEEYTLGISAETSLKRSEWGMTYGLDGDMVGDEVTLRFGFEAIKQ, encoded by the coding sequence ATGAAACACACTGAAAAAAAACCTACTTCCGGCGTCACTGTCCCATCCTGGCGCCGTATTGCTACCGCTGTTGTAATGCCTGCCTGCTTGATTTCAGCCCCGCTGGCTCACGCCGAGCCGACCAACTTCAAGGTCGATAACGAGCACTTTTCCATGGTATTTGAAATCATGCACATCGGCTATGCTCCGGTGATGGGAATGTTCCGCGAGATAGAAGGAGACTTTGTTTACGATGAGGAAACCCGTGAGCTCAGTTCCGGCAAGCTGATATTCAAAAGCAACAGCGTATTCACCAATCACAAAAAGCGCGATGAGCACGTTACCAACAAAGACTTCCTTCACAGTTCCAGGCACCCCGACATCGTTTTCACCGTGACCGATTTCAGCGCCACCGGCGATAACACCGGCCAGGTCACCGGGGACCTGGCCATGCTCGGCCAGACCAATCCGGTTGTGTTAGACGTAACGCTCAACAAATCTGCGGTTTATCCGTTCGGGCACGAGGAATACACATTGGGCATCAGCGCCGAAACCAGCCTGAAACGCAGCGAATGGGGCATGACCTACGGCCTTGATGGCGACATGGTGGGCGACGAAGTCACCCTGCGCTTTGGCTTTGAAGCCATCAAACAATAG
- a CDS encoding CDP-alcohol phosphatidyltransferase family protein has protein sequence MNSAPQARAQGLAPWMDLLWSAGVLAVLSALVISPVANTQAAAVALATAVTIVLYGAIVASVVTRWPPHQDFGWANRATLLRGCIIIVLVAVAFAMAAGAELSVNSLWWYAVAALLALILDGVDGQIARRTNSASEFGARFDMELDALFILGLCLMVFAIGKAGAWVLALGLMRYGFVAAAWALPWMNQPLPPSFRRKTVCVWQIVTLMVAIVPPAPSLLVSVSLATALLLLTWSFFLDVYWLYQRKR, from the coding sequence ATGAATTCAGCACCCCAAGCGCGGGCGCAAGGCCTTGCGCCATGGATGGATCTGCTGTGGAGTGCCGGAGTGCTGGCGGTTTTGTCTGCACTGGTGATTTCGCCTGTTGCGAACACTCAGGCAGCTGCAGTCGCACTCGCCACCGCGGTAACTATCGTTTTGTATGGTGCCATTGTGGCGAGTGTGGTCACACGCTGGCCGCCACACCAGGACTTTGGCTGGGCCAACCGGGCAACTCTGCTGCGCGGATGCATAATCATTGTATTGGTTGCCGTTGCCTTCGCTATGGCCGCGGGTGCTGAACTGTCGGTTAACAGCCTTTGGTGGTATGCCGTTGCGGCTTTGTTGGCGCTGATACTGGACGGCGTAGACGGCCAGATCGCGCGGCGCACCAACAGCGCCAGTGAGTTCGGCGCCAGATTCGATATGGAACTGGACGCCCTGTTTATTCTTGGTCTGTGTCTGATGGTTTTCGCCATTGGCAAAGCCGGCGCCTGGGTGCTGGCGCTAGGCCTGATGCGTTATGGATTTGTAGCGGCGGCCTGGGCTCTGCCCTGGATGAACCAGCCGCTACCGCCGAGCTTTCGCCGCAAAACAGTGTGCGTATGGCAGATTGTCACGCTCATGGTGGCGATTGTGCCGCCAGCGCCTTCCCTGCTTGTCAGCGTGTCGCTGGCAACGGCGCTATTACTATTAACCTGGTCGTTTTTTCTGGATGTATATTGGCTCTATCAACGGAAAAGATAA
- a CDS encoding zinc-dependent alcohol dehydrogenase, whose amino-acid sequence MSSTNDGSSHAATRAFWITAAGEGKILDTVLNSPPGTSAGVKDTEVTVQSLYSGVSRGTESLVFHGRVPASEHQSMRAPFQQGEFPWPVKYGYANVGRVTSGPEALAGKTVFCLYPHQQSYKVPAAAVTPLPPGLPAARAVLAANMETAVNGLWDAMPGVGDRIAVVGLGVVGLLVAWLASRIPGTHVVALDTNPGREAVARKLGLNFASQSSFDDFDLVIHASGQSAGLATALGLAGPEATVVEMSWYGDQPVNAPLGAAFHPRRLTLKSSQVGGINPLRKPRWDYRRRLTLALELLQDPVLDALISAETPFEQMPHTMAQILAPGDDTLCHRIRY is encoded by the coding sequence ATGAGTTCCACAAATGATGGCTCATCGCACGCAGCGACACGGGCATTCTGGATTACCGCCGCTGGCGAAGGGAAAATACTGGACACTGTGCTGAATAGTCCGCCAGGCACGAGTGCAGGTGTTAAAGACACGGAGGTAACCGTGCAATCGTTGTACTCCGGTGTGAGCCGTGGCACCGAATCTCTGGTATTTCACGGACGAGTGCCCGCCAGCGAGCACCAGAGTATGCGCGCACCTTTTCAGCAGGGAGAATTTCCTTGGCCGGTGAAATACGGCTACGCCAATGTTGGCCGGGTTACCAGTGGTCCCGAGGCGCTAGCCGGTAAGACCGTATTTTGTCTGTACCCCCATCAACAGAGTTATAAAGTGCCTGCTGCGGCCGTTACGCCTTTGCCGCCGGGTTTACCTGCTGCTCGTGCCGTATTGGCAGCCAATATGGAGACCGCCGTAAATGGCCTTTGGGATGCCATGCCGGGCGTGGGCGACCGCATTGCGGTGGTAGGCCTGGGTGTTGTTGGTTTGCTTGTAGCCTGGTTAGCCAGCCGCATACCCGGAACCCACGTCGTCGCTCTGGACACCAACCCTGGTCGCGAAGCGGTGGCGCGTAAGCTGGGCCTGAACTTCGCCAGCCAGAGCAGCTTTGATGATTTTGACCTGGTGATTCATGCCAGTGGCCAAAGCGCCGGCCTGGCGACAGCCCTTGGCCTGGCCGGTCCGGAGGCAACGGTGGTGGAAATGAGCTGGTACGGCGACCAGCCCGTCAACGCACCCCTGGGCGCGGCCTTTCATCCCCGTCGCCTGACCCTGAAATCCAGCCAGGTGGGTGGAATTAACCCGCTCCGCAAGCCGCGCTGGGATTATCGCCGGCGCCTGACGCTGGCTCTGGAATTGCTACAAGATCCGGTGTTGGACGCTCTGATCAGCGCCGAAACCCCGTTCGAGCAAATGCCGCACACCATGGCGCAAATTCTCGCCCCGGGTGATGATACGTTATGCCATCGAATTCGTTATTAG
- a CDS encoding 6-pyruvoyl trahydropterin synthase family protein has product MYSLTVRDHIMIAHSFNGEIFGPAQKTHGATYIVDVSFERKTLDHDNLIVDIGLASEQLKALLAEFNMKNLDDVEEFKGRNTTTEFMAKVIFERLAAAIRAGQLGESGKGVESVKVTLAESHIAWASYHGDI; this is encoded by the coding sequence ATGTACAGCCTGACCGTTCGCGATCACATCATGATTGCCCACAGTTTTAACGGCGAAATTTTTGGGCCGGCCCAGAAAACTCACGGTGCCACTTATATTGTCGACGTTAGCTTTGAGCGTAAGACGCTTGACCATGACAATTTGATTGTCGACATTGGCCTGGCTTCAGAGCAGCTGAAAGCACTGCTGGCGGAGTTCAATATGAAAAACCTGGACGACGTGGAAGAGTTCAAAGGCCGCAACACCACCACCGAATTTATGGCAAAGGTCATATTTGAACGACTTGCCGCGGCGATTCGAGCCGGCCAACTGGGGGAGTCAGGCAAGGGTGTTGAAAGCGTTAAGGTAACCTTGGCCGAATCCCATATTGCGTGGGCCAGCTACCATGGCGACATTTGA
- a CDS encoding glycosyltransferase family 4 protein has protein sequence MATFESSHELLFVVPGDPQQNTGGYRYVRELVNALNNAGTNTRLAGLPGQFPQPDMVALTAMNELLASAAEQSWVVLDGLAMSAMPDILEAHRSRLNLVALIHHPLADETGLSSQQQAWFFAAEKRALAAVPHVVTTSRFTAERLKDFGVSPDRIRIAEPGVEKRALGAPEHSAGGTVEDTKTIRLLCVAQLSPRKAQHQLVEALSGLKELPSWQCVLAGACDRDPHYAEQVRRQIQQADLCSSITLTGEVDGDALAALYRNADIFVLPSLYEGYGMVIDEALGAGLPVISSNGGALLYTADRRGVAMYNAGDVAALRERLRNWITNPAALAQARLSADSESRLVRTWADTAAAFTAALTDFQSHHPDTGFSADWLSLRQPADYQARSQDINTRLRDWLQQQSGDEVGQHLPTLVDLGTGLGSNAGYLAKVLDNPQKWLLIDQDTGLLAAATARLAPLGLNVETRALQLLPHTFAGLLPANTRLVTASALIDLVSAQWLQALVKEVADERAALLVVLSYAGRFEFSPQHPEDDLLRTLVNQHQHGDKGLGAALGPSATAALTAELQKCGFEVHIAASDWKLGVDLGAGEEHAELARQLMHGWVNAAIQQDPDLSARLRGWLDAREGQLGTGELRITVCHEDLLALPPRAG, from the coding sequence ATGGCGACATTTGAATCCAGCCACGAACTGCTGTTTGTTGTACCGGGTGATCCGCAACAGAATACCGGCGGGTACCGCTACGTGCGCGAGTTGGTAAACGCGCTGAACAATGCCGGAACCAATACCCGGTTAGCGGGATTGCCAGGCCAGTTTCCGCAACCCGATATGGTGGCGCTGACTGCCATGAACGAGTTGCTTGCGAGTGCGGCAGAACAGTCCTGGGTGGTGCTCGACGGACTTGCCATGAGCGCCATGCCAGACATACTGGAAGCACACCGGTCACGGCTGAATCTGGTCGCGTTGATTCACCATCCGCTGGCCGATGAAACTGGCCTGAGCTCGCAGCAGCAAGCGTGGTTCTTTGCCGCCGAAAAGCGGGCGCTGGCGGCGGTGCCCCACGTTGTGACCACCAGCCGCTTCACCGCAGAACGCCTTAAGGATTTTGGCGTATCGCCAGACCGCATCCGCATCGCCGAACCGGGTGTCGAAAAGCGTGCTTTGGGTGCGCCGGAACACTCTGCCGGTGGCACGGTTGAGGACACAAAGACGATACGGCTGTTATGCGTTGCGCAACTGTCGCCGCGTAAGGCCCAGCATCAGTTGGTAGAAGCCCTTTCCGGGTTGAAAGAGCTACCCTCGTGGCAGTGCGTTCTGGCGGGTGCCTGTGATCGTGATCCGCACTACGCCGAGCAGGTGCGCCGGCAGATTCAGCAGGCTGATTTGTGTTCGAGTATTACGCTGACCGGCGAAGTGGACGGCGATGCGCTGGCAGCACTTTACCGCAACGCCGATATCTTCGTGTTGCCGTCGCTGTACGAAGGCTATGGCATGGTGATTGATGAAGCACTGGGTGCCGGTTTGCCGGTTATTTCCTCCAACGGTGGCGCTTTGTTGTATACCGCCGATCGCCGCGGTGTTGCGATGTACAACGCGGGGGATGTGGCAGCGTTGCGCGAACGTTTGCGTAACTGGATAACCAACCCTGCCGCTCTGGCCCAGGCCCGCCTTAGTGCCGACTCCGAGTCGCGGCTTGTGCGCACCTGGGCCGATACAGCCGCGGCCTTTACGGCCGCGCTAACCGACTTTCAAAGCCATCACCCGGATACCGGGTTCAGCGCTGACTGGCTCAGCCTGCGGCAGCCGGCGGACTATCAGGCGCGGTCGCAAGACATCAACACCAGGCTGCGTGACTGGCTACAACAGCAATCGGGGGACGAGGTTGGGCAACACCTGCCCACCTTGGTCGATCTGGGTACCGGGCTGGGGTCCAATGCCGGGTATTTGGCTAAGGTACTTGATAACCCGCAGAAATGGCTTTTGATCGATCAGGACACGGGTTTGTTGGCAGCCGCAACGGCGCGACTGGCGCCGCTGGGTCTGAACGTCGAGACCCGGGCTTTACAGCTGCTACCACACACGTTTGCCGGGCTATTACCCGCGAATACACGCCTGGTGACCGCATCGGCGCTGATTGATCTGGTGTCGGCCCAATGGCTGCAGGCGCTGGTAAAAGAAGTAGCGGACGAACGCGCGGCCCTATTGGTTGTGCTGAGCTACGCCGGACGCTTCGAGTTTAGTCCGCAGCACCCTGAGGACGACCTGTTGCGCACACTGGTGAATCAACACCAACACGGAGACAAAGGCCTGGGAGCAGCACTGGGGCCAAGTGCTACCGCAGCGCTGACCGCAGAACTGCAAAAATGTGGCTTTGAGGTGCACATTGCCGCCAGTGACTGGAAGCTGGGCGTGGATTTAGGTGCAGGTGAAGAGCATGCCGAACTGGCGCGCCAACTGATGCACGGCTGGGTCAATGCCGCCATCCAGCAGGACCCGGATCTGAGCGCACGCTTAAGGGGCTGGCTTGACGCCAGAGAAGGGCAGCTGGGCACAGGGGAGTTGCGCATTACGGTGTGCCATGAGGATCTGCTCGCGTTGCCGCCAAGGGCCGGGTAG
- a CDS encoding lysylphosphatidylglycerol synthase transmembrane domain-containing protein: MSATAKTGARGTAAWRWLASAALLGALFLLVDTTALWRELQRIPLWVVLPAVVLSAVQVVISSWRWRYTGKRLGLSIGLGDAVQEYYLATFINQVLPGGVLGDVNRAMRHGAKAGKRQKAAHAVAIERLSGQLVLALVVGLGLAVLWQANVFKPSLADSSAAIGWLPTILLLAIAGGLLLLRRYSARFKSYLLALRDDVRQALFSWPALPLQLISSLLVMASYLAVFLLLAVAADYVNGAAAAVVLLALCTVLLLSMVVPLTVAGWGIREGAAALLWPLAGLPAEQGVALSVGYGALVFIGSCPGALVLLKGRRGLP, from the coding sequence ATGTCTGCTACGGCAAAAACGGGCGCGCGGGGCACCGCTGCCTGGCGCTGGCTGGCGAGTGCGGCTTTGCTTGGCGCACTTTTCCTGCTGGTGGATACCACCGCCCTGTGGCGGGAGCTGCAACGAATTCCGCTCTGGGTGGTACTACCGGCCGTTGTACTGAGTGCGGTTCAGGTTGTCATTTCTTCCTGGCGCTGGCGTTACACTGGCAAACGCCTGGGCTTGAGCATCGGCTTAGGTGATGCGGTGCAGGAATATTACCTGGCCACGTTTATAAACCAGGTTTTGCCCGGCGGCGTGCTTGGTGATGTGAACCGAGCGATGCGCCACGGCGCCAAAGCCGGCAAGCGACAAAAAGCGGCTCACGCGGTGGCGATTGAACGGTTGTCTGGGCAGCTGGTTCTGGCGCTGGTGGTTGGCCTGGGCCTGGCTGTGCTTTGGCAGGCAAACGTGTTCAAACCGTCGCTGGCGGACTCTTCTGCTGCAATCGGCTGGTTGCCCACTATTTTGCTGCTGGCAATAGCGGGCGGTTTGCTGTTGCTACGGCGTTACAGCGCACGATTCAAATCTTACCTTCTGGCCTTGCGTGATGATGTGCGCCAGGCTTTGTTCAGCTGGCCAGCGTTGCCGCTGCAGTTAATATCCTCGCTGTTGGTTATGGCCAGCTATCTTGCGGTGTTTTTATTGCTGGCGGTGGCTGCGGATTACGTTAACGGCGCCGCAGCGGCGGTTGTGCTGCTGGCGCTGTGTACGGTGCTATTGCTGAGTATGGTCGTACCACTGACCGTGGCCGGTTGGGGTATACGCGAAGGGGCCGCAGCTTTGTTGTGGCCGCTGGCCGGGTTACCGGCAGAGCAGGGCGTAGCGCTCAGTGTCGGCTACGGTGCGTTGGTGTTTATCGGCAGTTGTCCCGGCGCCCTGGTGCTGCTTAAAGGCCGCCGTGGTTTACCTTGA
- a CDS encoding RibD family protein, producing the protein MAMNRLAMDSPLLDTHSAWQLILQARDCADVILPVPNGTAPALALSEAGGNWRLLRPANEHAKRLFDLFLPLASPLADGQTTSVIGQLGQSLDGRIATVSGHSRFINGDDGITHLHRIRALSDAVVVGAGTAVADNPQLTVRRTSGDNPVRVVIDRRRRVPASHHLFTDNAAPTLRLVAGDYQSGPKPKLKRGVLEVPCLGHNQQPVCPSQILAVLADFGLHKIFIEGGGVTVSSFLNAQLLDRLHVMVAPMIIGSGRPAFTLPEIDHLDDALRPRATMVSLGSDMLFALEFKVNHGGL; encoded by the coding sequence GTGGCTATGAATAGACTGGCTATGGATTCCCCACTTCTGGACACCCATTCAGCCTGGCAACTTATCCTGCAGGCTCGGGATTGTGCCGACGTTATTTTGCCTGTTCCAAACGGCACAGCACCCGCACTTGCGTTGTCTGAAGCCGGCGGAAACTGGCGTTTATTGCGCCCTGCCAACGAGCACGCAAAGCGGCTGTTTGATTTGTTTCTTCCGTTGGCAAGCCCACTGGCAGACGGCCAGACCACATCGGTTATCGGCCAGTTAGGCCAGAGCCTGGACGGCCGTATTGCCACGGTGAGTGGCCATTCACGATTCATTAATGGTGACGATGGCATTACCCATTTACATCGCATAAGGGCGTTATCAGACGCGGTTGTGGTGGGCGCTGGAACGGCCGTGGCCGACAACCCCCAGCTTACGGTCAGACGCACCTCTGGTGACAATCCGGTACGGGTGGTTATCGACCGCCGCCGCCGTGTGCCCGCCAGCCATCACCTGTTTACCGACAACGCAGCACCAACACTGCGGCTGGTCGCTGGCGATTACCAATCCGGCCCGAAACCCAAGCTAAAACGGGGTGTTTTAGAAGTTCCGTGCCTGGGTCACAACCAGCAACCCGTTTGCCCCTCGCAGATACTGGCGGTACTGGCGGATTTTGGTTTGCACAAAATATTTATAGAAGGTGGCGGAGTGACTGTGTCGTCATTTCTGAACGCGCAATTGCTGGACCGATTGCACGTAATGGTGGCGCCGATGATCATCGGTAGCGGTCGGCCGGCGTTTACACTGCCCGAAATCGATCATCTGGACGACGCCCTGCGACCCAGGGCAACCATGGTCAGTCTGGGATCTGATATGCTGTTCGCTCTGGAGTTCAAGGTAAACCACGGCGGCCTTTAA
- a CDS encoding AEC family transporter, which translates to MELLNTFAQTLETTLPVFIMVFIGMGLRRVNWIDDAFVNTASGLVFKATLPTLIFLSIIRADLGIALNPSLLVFFLLATLGSFGLAWVWAHFRVRREDRGVYVQGAFRGNCGIVGLALAANLYGDYGLSAGGILLGLVIISYNILSVVVLLAYQHGQSASPGKILHDILHNPLIISVVIAIPVAALNLELPAWVMTSGDYFASLTLPLALMCIGATVSLGSIRTDSRTAMGASLMKMVTIPALATLAAWLWGFRGAELGLMFLFFASPTAAASFVMVKALGGNDRLAANIIGLTTLLASVTVTLGVFVLRSSGII; encoded by the coding sequence TTATTGGCATGGGGCTGCGCCGCGTTAACTGGATAGACGACGCGTTCGTCAATACCGCGTCTGGCCTGGTGTTCAAAGCAACATTGCCAACGCTGATTTTTCTGAGCATTATCCGGGCGGACCTGGGTATCGCCCTGAACCCCAGTTTGCTCGTGTTCTTTTTACTGGCGACCCTTGGCAGCTTTGGGTTGGCTTGGGTGTGGGCGCATTTCCGCGTTCGCCGGGAAGACCGCGGCGTGTATGTGCAGGGAGCATTCCGCGGTAATTGTGGCATCGTAGGGCTGGCGCTGGCGGCCAATCTGTACGGCGATTATGGTTTGTCTGCCGGCGGCATTCTGCTGGGCCTGGTGATTATTTCCTACAACATCTTGTCGGTGGTGGTGCTGCTAGCCTATCAACACGGCCAAAGCGCCAGCCCAGGCAAAATCCTCCACGACATTCTGCACAATCCGCTGATTATTTCGGTGGTTATTGCCATTCCAGTGGCCGCGCTGAATCTGGAACTGCCCGCCTGGGTAATGACATCGGGGGATTACTTTGCGTCTCTCACCTTGCCGCTGGCACTGATGTGCATTGGCGCCACCGTATCACTGGGCTCCATTCGCACCGACAGCCGCACGGCCATGGGCGCCAGCCTGATGAAAATGGTAACGATTCCAGCACTAGCCACTCTGGCGGCATGGCTTTGGGGCTTTCGCGGCGCAGAACTGGGTTTGATGTTCCTGTTTTTTGCCAGCCCGACGGCAGCGGCCAGCTTTGTGATGGTCAAAGCGCTGGGGGGGAACGACCGCCTGGCCGCAAACATCATCGGGCTGACCACGTTGCTTGCCAGCGTGACCGTTACACTCGGGGTATTTGTTTTGCGCAGTTCCGGCATTATTTAG